From the Carya illinoinensis cultivar Pawnee chromosome 4, C.illinoinensisPawnee_v1, whole genome shotgun sequence genome, one window contains:
- the LOC122306125 gene encoding uncharacterized protein LOC122306125 isoform X3 — protein sequence MASVMFAQSAITRGRDEVYVVAVPLRATKGPAQLLMYAAYSLNLWDLQHFMVLIKPSLPLPSSQALVFDFQPQDPENIYVALDVISGRAVPGVILMRKLKNLPRRKCWYVGSLPVDAVDMACNFNKSWETDLRVGQHDCRDYTNGLVEYLTGQKDVLECLRSS from the exons ATGGCCTCAGTAATGTTCGCACAATCAGCAATAACAAGAGGCAGAGATGAAGTATATGTAGTAGCTGTTCCTCTAAGGGCCACAAAAGGACCAGCCCAGTTGCTTATGTATGCTGCCTACTCTCTCAATCTCTGGGATTTGCAGCATTTTATGGTTCTCATCAAACCCTCCTTGCCACTTCCTTCTTCTCAG GCCTTGGTTTTTGACTTCCAACCTCAAGATCCTGAAAATATATATGTGGCTCTTGATGTTATATCCGGTAGAGCAGTACCAG GAGTTATTCTTATGAGAAAGTTGAAAAATCTACCAAGAAGGAAATGCTGGTATGTTGGATCTTTGCCAGTGGATGCGGTAGATATGGCATGTAATTTCAATAAAAGCTGGGAAACTGATTTGAGGGTCGGTCAACATGACTGTCGAGATTATACCAATG GATTGGTCGAGTACCTCACTGGCCAAAAAGATGTTTTGGAGTGCTTGAGAAGCAGCTAG
- the LOC122306552 gene encoding F-box protein At3g07870-like: protein MESLPPELILNIVSGLPVSFLVQFKSICKGWRMLLQNPDLVNMHSTRMRESNPCLIFHCDYLIRNQLYFVELPACIDKKEKVKKLHVPFSVTMPEFDVVGSCNVYCNYEILEIWVLKKYGVGESWNKKFCIGNYVPIGLEKDEDQYFEILKITSKRRFVNSSFMPLEDRR from the exons ATGGAAAGTCTCCCACCCGAACTCATCCTGAATATAGTTTCAGGGCTTCCTGTTTCGTTTTTAGTACAATTCAAGTCTATATGCAAAGGTTGGCGCATGTTATTACAAAATCCTGATCTTGTTAATATGCACAGCACACGCATGCGTGAGAGCAATCCATGCCTCATCTTCCACTGTGATTATCTAATCAGAAACCAGCTTTACTTTGTAGAGCTCCCTGCTTGCATCGACAAGAAGGAAAAGGTGAAAAAGCTTCATGTGCCTTTCTCGGTTACGATGCCTGAGTTTGATGTTGTAGGCTCATGTAACG TTTATTGCAACTACGAGATACTAGAGATATGGGTGCTGAAAAAGTATGGTGTGGGTGAGTCTTGGAACAAGAAATTCTGTATAGGAAACTACGTGCCTATTGGACTTGAAAAGGATGAGGACcaatattttgagattttgaagaTCACTTCGAAAAGAAGGTTTGTTAATTCGAGTTTTATGCCTCTTGAAGACCGGCGGTGA
- the LOC122306125 gene encoding uncharacterized protein LOC122306125 isoform X1: protein MASVMFAQSAITRGRDEVYVVAVPLRATKGPAQLLMYAAYSLNLWDLQHFMVLIKPSLPLPSSQALVFDFQPQDPENIYVALDVISGRAVPGVILMRKLKNLPRRKCWYVGSLPVDAVDMACNFNKSWETDLRVGQHDCRDYTNGNSISVVLLLCVCVCVCTLIQRAI from the exons ATGGCCTCAGTAATGTTCGCACAATCAGCAATAACAAGAGGCAGAGATGAAGTATATGTAGTAGCTGTTCCTCTAAGGGCCACAAAAGGACCAGCCCAGTTGCTTATGTATGCTGCCTACTCTCTCAATCTCTGGGATTTGCAGCATTTTATGGTTCTCATCAAACCCTCCTTGCCACTTCCTTCTTCTCAG GCCTTGGTTTTTGACTTCCAACCTCAAGATCCTGAAAATATATATGTGGCTCTTGATGTTATATCCGGTAGAGCAGTACCAG GAGTTATTCTTATGAGAAAGTTGAAAAATCTACCAAGAAGGAAATGCTGGTATGTTGGATCTTTGCCAGTGGATGCGGTAGATATGGCATGTAATTTCAATAAAAGCTGGGAAACTGATTTGAGGGTCGGTCAACATGACTGTCGAGATTATACCAATGGTAATAGCATATCTGTGGTCCtacttttgtgtgtgtgtgtgtgtgtgtgtactcTTATCCAAAGGGCAATTTGA
- the LOC122306125 gene encoding uncharacterized protein LOC122306125 isoform X2, which yields MFAQSAITRGRDEVYVVAVPLRATKGPAQLLMYAAYSLNLWDLQHFMVLIKPSLPLPSSQALVFDFQPQDPENIYVALDVISGRAVPGVILMRKLKNLPRRKCWYVGSLPVDAVDMACNFNKSWETDLRVGQHDCRDYTNGNSISVVLLLCVCVCVCTLIQRAI from the exons ATGTTCGCACAATCAGCAATAACAAGAGGCAGAGATGAAGTATATGTAGTAGCTGTTCCTCTAAGGGCCACAAAAGGACCAGCCCAGTTGCTTATGTATGCTGCCTACTCTCTCAATCTCTGGGATTTGCAGCATTTTATGGTTCTCATCAAACCCTCCTTGCCACTTCCTTCTTCTCAG GCCTTGGTTTTTGACTTCCAACCTCAAGATCCTGAAAATATATATGTGGCTCTTGATGTTATATCCGGTAGAGCAGTACCAG GAGTTATTCTTATGAGAAAGTTGAAAAATCTACCAAGAAGGAAATGCTGGTATGTTGGATCTTTGCCAGTGGATGCGGTAGATATGGCATGTAATTTCAATAAAAGCTGGGAAACTGATTTGAGGGTCGGTCAACATGACTGTCGAGATTATACCAATGGTAATAGCATATCTGTGGTCCtacttttgtgtgtgtgtgtgtgtgtgtgtactcTTATCCAAAGGGCAATTTGA
- the LOC122306124 gene encoding major latex allergen Hev b 5-like produces the protein MATVEVASAKTSLPEDTTHEESPLKAQEITTTVKEEVVTAPPAPESTPEEPKGEEETVAVSEPTEAVSEAVVAPEPEAPADTETKEVAEETKVVIEKPTVAKTDEETPKETPEPVAEETKESSDSGEAPAPEPKPETEAEVPKEEVVKEEEKPVEGEEKVGTEEAPVVKAE, from the exons ATGGCTACTGTTGAG GTTGCATCGGCAAAGACATCCCTCCCAGAGGATACAACTCATGAGGAATCACCACTCAAGGCTCAGGAGATCACTACCACTGTCAAGGAAGAGGTGGTGACTGCACCACCTGCACCTGAGTCCACCCCAGAGGAGCCGAAGGGAGAAGAAGAGACCGTGGCCGTATCTGAGCCAACCGAGGCAGTATCTGAGGCAGTTGTGGCTCCAGAACCTGAAGCCCCAGCCGACACTGAGACAAAGGAGGTTGCAGAAGAGACCAAGGTTGTGATTGAGAAGCCAACAGTTGCGAAGACCGATGAGGAGACCCCGAAGGAAACACCAGAGCCTGTTGCTGAGGAGACTAAAGAATCAAGTGATTCTGGTGAGGCTCCAGCACCAGAACCAAAGCCAGAAACAGAAGCTGAAGTTCCAAAGGAGGAGGTTGTTAAGGAAGAAGAGAAGCCAGTTGAAGGTGAGGAGAAAGTTGGCACAGAAGAAGCACCTGTGGTGAAGGCTGAGTAA
- the LOC122306123 gene encoding exopolygalacturonase-like, translating into MGLKINVGTVALLLLLALYAANAQSGVFDITKYGGKSNGDITQAVTKAWQGACQTAGKSKVVIPKGTYRMGAVQFNGPCKGRIEFQIQGTVQAPGDRSYFKSGSWVNFQRINGFTLSGGGTFDGKGSSVWGKRSCSGIKYCGDLPISLRFDFISNGLIQGITSLDSKQFHINLLGCKNVTFQHVNIIAPRTSPNTDGIHIGRSSGIRIIDTKIATGDDCVSIGDGSRDILVQRVTCGPGHGISVGSLGKYSNEEPVVGVKVVDCTLTNTQNGVRIKTWPNSYSGTASNIHFENLLMKNVDRPIYVNQAYCPWNQCKAQSPSKVKISDVTFKNIKGTANTREAVTLVCSKAVPCQKVLLSDIDIQYHGKDGRPTFQCTNIKPMLSGKQNPSPCTVK; encoded by the exons ATGGGTTTGAAAATCAATGTGGGAACTGTAGCACTGCTGTTGTTGTTAGCATTATATGCTGCCAATGCCCAATCTGGTGTCTTTGATATCACCAAGTACGGTGGCAAATCGAATGGAGATATCACCCAG GCTGTGACAAAAGCTTGGCAAGGAGCCTGCCAAACAGCGGGAAAAAGCAAAGTGGTGATTCCAAAAGGGACATACAGAATGGGGGCAGTGCAATTTAATGGACCGTGCAAGGGTAGGATCGAGTTTCAGATTCAAGGAACCGTACAAGCCCCAGGCGATCGCAGCTACTTCAAGTCAGGAAGTTGGGTCAATTTTCAACGCATTAACGGCTTCACTTTGTCTGGCGGTGGAACTTTTGATGGTAAAGGCAGCAGCGTTTGGGGAAAGCGATCGTGTTCTGGTATCAAATACTGCGGTGACCTTCCCATC AGTCTCAGGTTTGATTTCATCAGCAACGGACTGATTCAGGGCATAACATCTTTGGATAGCAAACAATTCCACATTAATTTGTTGGGTTGCAAAAATGTTACCTTCCAACACGTAAATATCATAGCACCTAGAACTAGTCCCAACACCGATGGAATCCATATTGGGCGATCATCTGGAATCAGGATAATCGATACAAAGATTGCAACTGGTGATGATTGTGTCTCCATTGGTGATGGCAGTCGGGATATACTTGTCCAAAGAGTAACTTGTGGACCTGGCCATGGAATCAGCGTTGGAAGTCTTGGCAAGTATTCGAATGAAGAACCTGTGGTTGGAGTCAAAGTTGTTGATTGCACACTGACAAACACACAGAATGGCGTGAGGATCAAGACATGGCCTAATTCCTATTCTGGCACTGCCTCTAATATCCACTTCGAGAATCTCCTCATGAAGAATGTCGACAGGCCTATCTACGTAAATCAAGCATACTGCCCATGGAATCAGTGCAAAGCACAA AGTCCCTCCAAGGTCAAGATCAGCGACGTCACCTTCAAGAACATAAAAGGTACAGCTAATACTAGGGAGGCAGTGACGCTTGTTTGCAGTAAGGCAGTACCATGTCAGAAGGTGCTGTTAAGTGACATAGACATCCAATACCATGGAAAAGACGGCCGCCCTACTTTCCAATGTACTAATATCAAACCAATGCTCAGTGGAAAACAGAATCCTTCTCCTTGTACGGTTAAATAA